A single genomic interval of uncultured Desulfobulbus sp. harbors:
- the rplL gene encoding 50S ribosomal protein L7/L12 yields MAVSKEDVIEFIANMTVLELSELIKELEEKFGVSAAAPVAVAAAGPADAGAAAVEEKTEFDVILTSAGSEKIKVIKEVRAITSLGLKEAKELVEGAPSPIKEGVSKDEAAAIKTQIEGVGGSVEIK; encoded by the coding sequence ATGGCTGTTTCTAAAGAAGATGTAATCGAATTTATTGCCAATATGACCGTACTCGAGCTTTCCGAGCTGATCAAGGAACTCGAGGAAAAATTCGGTGTTTCCGCTGCCGCTCCTGTCGCCGTAGCCGCAGCCGGTCCTGCTGATGCTGGCGCAGCTGCAGTTGAAGAGAAGACCGAGTTCGACGTTATCCTGACCTCTGCCGGCAGTGAGAAGATCAAGGTCATCAAAGAAGTTCGTGCTATTACCTCTCTTGGTCTGAAAGAGGCTAAAGAGCTGGTTGAAGGTGCTCCTTCTCCCATCAAAGAAGGCGTCAGCAAAGACGAGGCTGCAGCCATCAAGACTCAGATCGAGGGCGTTGGCGGCTCTGTAGAGATCAAATAA
- the rplJ gene encoding 50S ribosomal protein L10 — MNRDQKTDAVSALNETFSKAKFAVVADYRGLKVTELEKLRKSLRESDAQIQVAKNTLLRLAVKGTPYEGLADSFSGTTAVAVGFTEPVGPAKALSTFAKDYNAFSIRTASLEGSVLTANDVEALSKLPSKEELLAKLLGTMAAVPTGFVRLLAAVPQKLLYALTAVKDQKEN; from the coding sequence TTGAATCGCGATCAAAAGACTGACGCTGTCAGTGCACTCAACGAAACCTTTTCCAAAGCGAAGTTCGCGGTCGTTGCAGACTATCGCGGGCTGAAGGTGACGGAACTGGAAAAACTGCGCAAGAGTCTGCGCGAGAGTGACGCGCAGATTCAGGTGGCAAAGAACACTCTCCTTCGCCTGGCGGTCAAAGGAACGCCTTACGAAGGGTTGGCTGATTCATTCAGTGGCACCACTGCTGTTGCAGTTGGTTTCACCGAGCCGGTTGGCCCTGCAAAAGCTCTTTCCACCTTTGCCAAAGACTACAATGCGTTCTCCATTCGTACTGCTTCGCTCGAAGGCAGTGTGTTGACCGCAAATGATGTCGAGGCACTCTCCAAGCTGCCCAGCAAGGAAGAATTGCTGGCAAAATTGCTGGGGACCATGGCGGCTGTACCGACAGGTTTTGTCCGCTTGCTTGCTGCAGTTCCGCAAAAGCTGCTCTATGCACTGACTGCGGTTAAAGATCAGAAAGAAAATTAA
- the rplA gene encoding 50S ribosomal protein L1 has translation MPKRGKNYKNAIAAVDRTKLYELAEAIDCVLKAKFAKFDEAIDLAVRLGVDPRHADQMVRSSVILPNGTGKTARVLVFAKGEKEKEALAAGADFAGSDEVIEKIKGGWLDFDKTIATPDMMGEVGKIGRILGPRNLMPNAKLGTVTFDITRVVGEIKKGKVDFRVDKAGVVHAAIGKSSFGADKLSENIVAFIDKLIQLKPSTSKGIYLRTISLSSTMGPGFKVDPLQVRSLIKSA, from the coding sequence ATGCCCAAACGTGGAAAGAACTATAAAAACGCCATTGCTGCTGTAGATCGCACAAAGCTGTACGAACTTGCTGAAGCGATCGACTGTGTACTCAAAGCAAAATTTGCAAAATTCGATGAGGCGATCGACCTCGCAGTTCGACTCGGTGTCGATCCTCGTCATGCGGACCAGATGGTCCGTTCCAGTGTCATCCTGCCCAATGGTACCGGCAAAACCGCACGTGTCCTCGTTTTCGCCAAGGGCGAAAAAGAGAAGGAGGCCCTGGCTGCGGGTGCCGACTTTGCGGGTTCCGATGAAGTCATAGAGAAAATCAAAGGCGGCTGGTTGGATTTCGACAAAACCATCGCCACTCCGGACATGATGGGCGAGGTCGGTAAGATCGGTCGTATCCTTGGACCGCGTAATCTCATGCCCAATGCCAAGCTTGGTACCGTTACCTTTGATATTACCCGTGTCGTTGGAGAAATCAAAAAGGGCAAGGTCGACTTCCGTGTTGATAAAGCCGGTGTTGTTCACGCAGCCATAGGCAAAAGTTCCTTTGGCGCTGACAAACTTTCAGAAAACATCGTCGCCTTCATCGACAAGCTGATTCAACTCAAACCATCGACCAGCAAAGGTATCTACCTTCGTACCATCTCCCTCTCAAGCACCATGGGACCTGGTTTCAAGGTCGACCCGTTGCAGGTCCGTTCGTTGATTAAATCTGCCTGA
- the rplK gene encoding 50S ribosomal protein L11: protein MAKKIQAYIKLQIPAGKANPSPPVGPALGQHGVNIMDFCKAFNAKTQSAGDTIIPVVITVYSDRSYSFITKTPPASVLLKKAAGLKSGSSNPKKERVAELSGEKIREIAEIKMPDLNAYDINHAIRIIEGTARSCGITVVK from the coding sequence ATGGCAAAGAAAATTCAAGCGTACATTAAGCTGCAGATTCCGGCTGGGAAGGCCAATCCTTCACCGCCTGTAGGACCCGCACTTGGTCAGCATGGTGTGAACATCATGGATTTCTGCAAGGCCTTCAATGCAAAAACCCAGTCCGCTGGCGATACCATCATTCCGGTGGTCATCACCGTCTACTCTGACCGATCTTACAGCTTCATCACCAAAACCCCACCTGCATCGGTTCTGCTGAAAAAGGCTGCGGGACTGAAGAGCGGCTCCAGCAATCCCAAAAAGGAACGTGTTGCTGAACTCTCAGGCGAGAAGATCAGGGAGATCGCCGAGATCAAGATGCCGGATCTGAATGCCTACGACATCAATCACGCCATCCGCATCATCGAAGGAACAGCACGAAGCTGCGGCATAACCGTTGTCAAATAA
- the nusG gene encoding transcription termination/antitermination protein NusG — protein sequence MAKSWYIVHTHTGFENKVKATLEERIKLAGQEELFGEILVPTEQVVEMVKGARKTSERKFFPGYILVNMEMNQHTWHTVQETPRVTGFVGINMSQAGSDKDIYKKIPSLTDQEAHKILGRIADGANKPKPKVVFAEGDPVRVIDGPFANFQGVIEEVFPDKGRVRVMVSIFGRSTPVELEYIQVSKN from the coding sequence ATGGCTAAAAGTTGGTACATCGTACATACACATACAGGGTTTGAGAATAAGGTCAAGGCGACTCTTGAAGAGCGGATCAAACTTGCCGGTCAAGAAGAGCTTTTCGGCGAGATCCTTGTTCCCACGGAACAAGTCGTCGAAATGGTGAAGGGGGCACGGAAAACATCCGAACGCAAATTCTTCCCGGGCTATATTCTTGTCAATATGGAAATGAACCAACATACCTGGCATACGGTGCAGGAAACGCCCCGAGTGACGGGTTTTGTCGGCATCAACATGAGTCAAGCTGGCTCTGACAAAGACATATATAAGAAGATACCGTCCCTAACCGACCAAGAAGCACATAAAATTTTGGGGCGGATAGCAGACGGTGCCAACAAACCGAAGCCTAAGGTCGTCTTTGCCGAAGGCGATCCCGTTCGAGTAATTGATGGCCCTTTTGCAAATTTTCAGGGCGTCATCGAAGAGGTTTTTCCGGACAAAGGTCGCGTACGCGTTATGGTTTCCATTTTCGGTCGCTCGACCCCGGTTGAACTTGAGTACATTCAGGTAAGTAAAAATTAA
- the secE gene encoding preprotein translocase subunit SecE has protein sequence MSTKKTNRSGKQGVETKKELDNRQERSSFSPSGIKLFLSEVQSEFRKIVWPGKKPTAGLTGFVILLVIVISLYLGSVDLLLGKLVSIVLK, from the coding sequence ATGTCGACAAAAAAAACAAATCGATCAGGCAAACAGGGCGTAGAGACTAAAAAAGAGCTTGATAACCGGCAGGAAAGGTCATCCTTTTCTCCGTCGGGGATCAAGCTTTTTCTATCCGAGGTCCAGTCTGAGTTCCGTAAAATTGTTTGGCCTGGAAAGAAACCAACGGCGGGATTGACAGGATTCGTCATTTTGCTGGTCATCGTGATTTCATTGTATCTTGGCTCGGTCGATCTGCTCTTGGGGAAACTTGTCTCAATCGTGCTTAAATGA
- the rpmG gene encoding 50S ribosomal protein L33, whose translation MRDTITLACQDCKQRNYTTTKNKKTVPHKLELKKYCPFCKTHTTHKETK comes from the coding sequence ATGAGAGATACAATTACGTTGGCTTGTCAAGATTGCAAGCAGCGGAACTACACCACAACGAAGAATAAGAAAACAGTCCCGCACAAGCTGGAACTGAAGAAATATTGCCCTTTTTGCAAGACACACACCACGCATAAGGAAACCAAGTAA
- the tuf gene encoding elongation factor Tu → MAKEKFERTKPHVNVGTIGHIDHGKTTLTAAITRVLSTKGMANFTDFSEIDKAPEEKERGITIATAHVEYQTETRHYAHVDCPGHADYIKNMITGAAQMDGAILVVAATDGPMPQTREHILLARQVGVPAMVVFLNKCDMVDDEELIELVEMELRELLDKYDFPGDDIPIIQGSALLALENPDDADKAKCIWDLMAAVDSYIPQPERAVDKPFLMPVEDVFSISGRGTVATGRVERGVIHVGDEVEIVGIRPTAKTTCTGVEMFRKLLDEGQAGDNIGALLRGVKREEIVRGQVLAKPGSITPHKKFKAEAYVLTKEEGGRHTPFFNGYRPQFYFRTTDVTGVVTLEEGVEMVMPGDNVHVTGELITPIAMEVGLRFAIREGGRTVGAGVVSEIIE, encoded by the coding sequence ATGGCGAAGGAAAAATTTGAGCGGACAAAGCCGCATGTCAATGTAGGAACAATCGGTCACATCGACCATGGTAAAACCACTCTGACTGCTGCTATCACCCGTGTCCTTTCCACCAAGGGCATGGCCAACTTCACGGACTTTAGCGAGATCGACAAAGCTCCTGAGGAAAAAGAGCGTGGTATTACCATCGCCACTGCGCACGTCGAGTACCAGACCGAGACTCGCCACTACGCTCACGTCGACTGCCCCGGCCATGCCGACTACATCAAGAACATGATTACCGGTGCTGCGCAGATGGATGGCGCGATCCTGGTTGTCGCCGCCACTGACGGTCCCATGCCCCAGACCCGTGAGCACATCCTGCTCGCCCGTCAGGTTGGTGTGCCAGCCATGGTCGTCTTCTTGAACAAGTGCGATATGGTGGACGACGAAGAGCTGATCGAGCTGGTTGAGATGGAGCTCCGTGAGCTGCTCGACAAGTACGATTTCCCGGGTGACGATATCCCGATCATCCAGGGGTCAGCGCTGCTCGCTCTGGAGAACCCGGATGACGCGGACAAGGCAAAATGCATCTGGGACCTGATGGCTGCGGTCGACAGCTACATCCCCCAGCCCGAGCGTGCGGTCGACAAACCCTTCCTGATGCCGGTTGAGGACGTCTTCTCCATTTCCGGTCGCGGTACCGTGGCCACCGGTCGTGTTGAGCGTGGCGTTATTCACGTCGGCGACGAGGTTGAGATCGTCGGTATCCGCCCGACCGCCAAAACCACCTGCACCGGTGTCGAGATGTTCCGTAAACTGCTTGACGAAGGTCAGGCCGGCGACAACATCGGCGCACTGCTGCGCGGTGTAAAACGCGAGGAGATCGTTCGCGGGCAGGTACTGGCCAAACCCGGTTCCATTACCCCGCACAAGAAGTTCAAAGCTGAGGCCTACGTTTTGACCAAGGAAGAGGGGGGTCGTCATACCCCGTTCTTCAATGGCTACCGTCCCCAGTTTTACTTCCGTACCACCGACGTAACCGGCGTGGTCACTCTTGAGGAAGGCGTAGAGATGGTTATGCCCGGTGACAACGTCCACGTTACCGGTGAGCTGATCACGCCGATCGCTATGGAAGTCGGTCTTCGCTTCGCTATCCGCGAAGGTGGCCGTACCGTAGGGGCCGGAGTCGTCTCCGAGATTATCGAATAA
- the qmoC gene encoding quinone-interacting membrane-bound oxidoreductase complex subunit QmoC: MSMNVQPDLDFIKAMKEAGGDTLKKCYQCATCSVACPLSTDSNPFPRKQMILAQWGLKDQLANDASIFLCHQCGDCTDMCPRGARPGDVLGAIRAYAYRSLGWPTALADLCSSAKNLPMLIGIPAIVIFVLWVISGGMHIPSGEHFAKAGYTQFFGHWDFRLLAKNVLFIDLIMLTAAGIAVTSVYKGISQLWRKMEASIGQKDIAYRPSVPQFIKMFLWPAIIEILQHSRFKECTVNADRVKGHQPLVFGFIGLFIVTCYSLFTQDVIGIFIPSMHGPISMWNPVKLLANVSAVAMIAGIGILWMNRTKMEAAGKASNTFYDWFLIWIIMGVGVTGLSAEILRLIGIPSLGYVVYYLHLISVAMLFLYMPYTKFAHIVYRTFAMAFERYRESSFIKNPLNQ, translated from the coding sequence ATGTCTATGAACGTGCAACCCGATCTTGATTTTATAAAAGCCATGAAGGAGGCGGGTGGGGACACTTTGAAAAAGTGTTATCAGTGTGCGACGTGTTCTGTCGCCTGCCCGCTCTCCACAGATTCCAACCCTTTTCCCCGTAAGCAGATGATCCTGGCCCAGTGGGGCCTCAAGGATCAACTGGCCAACGATGCGAGCATTTTTCTCTGCCATCAGTGCGGCGACTGTACCGATATGTGCCCCCGTGGCGCCCGTCCCGGTGATGTGCTCGGTGCGATTCGGGCCTATGCCTACCGTTCCCTGGGATGGCCGACCGCCCTTGCGGACCTGTGCTCCTCCGCCAAGAATCTACCGATGCTGATCGGTATTCCGGCAATTGTCATCTTTGTACTGTGGGTTATCTCCGGTGGGATGCACATTCCTTCCGGTGAGCACTTTGCCAAAGCTGGTTACACCCAATTCTTCGGTCACTGGGATTTCCGTCTTCTGGCCAAGAACGTGCTCTTTATCGACCTGATCATGTTGACTGCGGCAGGTATTGCCGTTACCTCGGTCTATAAGGGTATTTCCCAACTGTGGAGGAAAATGGAAGCCTCCATCGGGCAGAAGGATATCGCCTATCGTCCGTCTGTACCGCAGTTTATCAAGATGTTCCTCTGGCCTGCGATTATCGAAATACTGCAGCACTCCCGTTTCAAAGAGTGTACTGTCAATGCAGATCGCGTGAAAGGCCATCAGCCGCTGGTCTTCGGCTTTATCGGTCTGTTCATCGTCACCTGCTACTCCCTTTTTACCCAGGATGTTATCGGTATCTTCATCCCCTCCATGCATGGACCGATCTCCATGTGGAACCCGGTGAAACTGCTGGCCAACGTATCCGCAGTGGCCATGATTGCCGGTATTGGCATTTTGTGGATGAACCGGACCAAAATGGAGGCAGCAGGCAAGGCTTCCAATACCTTCTATGACTGGTTCCTGATCTGGATCATCATGGGGGTTGGCGTTACCGGTCTTTCCGCTGAGATCCTCCGCCTGATCGGTATCCCTTCCCTGGGATATGTTGTCTACTATCTGCATCTGATCTCCGTTGCCATGCTGTTCCTGTACATGCCGTACACCAAATTCGCACACATCGTTTATCGTACCTTTGCCATGGCCTTTGAGCGGTATCGCGAATCTTCATTCATCAAAAACCCGTTAAATCAGTAA
- a CDS encoding FAD-dependent oxidoreductase, whose amino-acid sequence MKKVYGAYLCTGCGIGEVLDVDGLKDAASDAGIEMKEHACLCGAEGRAFIEGDVKGGVNTVVVCACSPRVMQQEFNFGEGTITVRGNLREQVAWTGSLTEDGSVDEFLQEMATDYVRMAVTRAQKTELPEPYLLETINKKILVMGGGIAGLTAAKEAAKAGYEVTLVEKDAQLGGKALGWRKMFPTAFPYDTLEAPSIADMVAGVEGDAKITVKTSCEVARIAGAPGKFNVTFKEAGTKGEWDAPAKVTADQQDLINKGELEDPNKGLQKYTVMNPDGETFGAVVLATGWKPADVSQYEHLGYGKLSNVVTNAEFEKLAKNGKVPAKVAFIQSPGGKDNDKDFPYCNSVTSMVALKQANYVVEDNADGQAYILYQHMRTPGNTELFYKGMQNQDGVFMTKASVTQVAASGSGLVVTAEDTLLGDDLELEVDMVVLAAGMVPTTADANTINLAYRQGPAFLDLDLFDGYADSHFICFPYETRRTGVYTCGGVRKAETMEETIDDATGAALKAIQCIESANRGVAVHPRSGDQTYPDFFFSRCTQCKRCTEECPFGALDDDEKGTPLPNPTRCRRCGTCMGACPERIINFADYSIDMIGSMVKSIEVPDDDEEKLRIAVFVCENDAYPAIDMSGMHRNKMNRLVRFIPVRCLGSVNMVWIKDAMSSGMDGALLLGCKYGDDYQCHFVKGSEIASRRMENIGETLGSLGLEPERCAVREIAISDYDKVPGIIDEFVEQIVEMGPNPFKGF is encoded by the coding sequence ATGAAGAAAGTATATGGTGCTTATCTCTGTACTGGTTGTGGCATCGGCGAGGTGCTCGATGTAGATGGCCTGAAAGATGCCGCGTCTGACGCCGGCATCGAGATGAAAGAGCATGCCTGCCTCTGTGGCGCCGAAGGCCGTGCATTTATCGAGGGCGACGTCAAGGGCGGCGTGAATACCGTCGTCGTCTGTGCCTGCTCCCCCCGCGTCATGCAGCAGGAGTTCAACTTCGGCGAAGGAACCATCACCGTTCGCGGCAACCTGCGTGAGCAGGTGGCATGGACCGGTTCCCTGACCGAAGACGGCAGCGTCGATGAGTTTCTCCAGGAAATGGCCACCGACTATGTGCGCATGGCTGTGACCCGCGCCCAGAAAACCGAACTGCCCGAGCCCTATCTGCTGGAGACCATCAACAAGAAGATCCTGGTCATGGGTGGCGGTATAGCCGGTTTGACCGCAGCAAAAGAGGCTGCCAAGGCCGGTTATGAAGTAACCCTGGTCGAGAAGGACGCGCAGCTTGGTGGCAAGGCACTTGGTTGGCGGAAAATGTTCCCCACCGCCTTCCCCTATGACACCCTCGAGGCTCCTTCCATCGCCGACATGGTCGCTGGGGTTGAGGGTGATGCTAAAATCACCGTAAAAACCAGCTGCGAAGTTGCCCGTATCGCCGGAGCTCCTGGTAAGTTCAATGTGACCTTCAAGGAAGCTGGAACCAAGGGTGAATGGGATGCACCTGCCAAGGTTACCGCCGATCAGCAGGACCTGATCAACAAGGGGGAACTGGAAGATCCGAACAAAGGGCTGCAGAAGTACACCGTCATGAATCCCGACGGTGAAACCTTTGGTGCGGTCGTCCTTGCCACCGGCTGGAAGCCTGCCGATGTTTCCCAGTATGAGCATCTCGGCTATGGCAAACTAAGCAACGTCGTTACCAACGCAGAATTCGAGAAGTTGGCCAAAAACGGCAAGGTACCGGCCAAGGTCGCCTTTATTCAGAGCCCCGGTGGCAAAGACAACGACAAGGATTTCCCGTACTGCAACTCCGTTACCTCCATGGTAGCCCTGAAGCAGGCCAACTATGTCGTTGAAGACAACGCTGACGGCCAGGCCTACATCCTCTATCAACACATGCGCACTCCCGGCAATACCGAGCTGTTCTACAAAGGTATGCAGAACCAGGACGGCGTGTTCATGACCAAGGCCTCGGTTACCCAGGTAGCCGCGAGCGGAAGCGGTCTGGTCGTGACTGCGGAGGACACCCTGCTTGGCGATGATCTGGAGCTCGAAGTCGACATGGTAGTTCTCGCCGCCGGTATGGTGCCCACCACCGCCGACGCCAACACCATCAACCTGGCCTATCGTCAGGGGCCGGCCTTCCTGGATCTCGACCTGTTTGATGGCTACGCCGACTCTCACTTCATCTGCTTCCCCTACGAAACCCGCCGTACCGGTGTCTACACCTGTGGTGGTGTCCGTAAGGCAGAGACCATGGAAGAGACCATCGACGATGCCACCGGCGCCGCGCTCAAAGCCATTCAGTGCATTGAGTCTGCCAATCGCGGTGTCGCTGTTCATCCGCGTTCCGGTGACCAGACCTATCCTGACTTCTTCTTCTCCCGTTGCACCCAGTGCAAGCGGTGTACGGAAGAGTGTCCCTTTGGCGCCCTGGACGATGATGAGAAGGGCACCCCGCTGCCCAACCCGACCCGCTGCCGCCGTTGCGGTACCTGTATGGGTGCCTGTCCGGAGCGTATCATCAACTTTGCTGACTACTCCATCGACATGATCGGCTCGATGGTCAAGTCCATCGAAGTTCCCGATGATGACGAGGAGAAGCTGCGTATCGCTGTCTTTGTCTGCGAAAATGACGCCTACCCGGCCATTGATATGTCCGGTATGCATCGCAACAAGATGAACCGCTTGGTTCGTTTCATTCCGGTACGCTGCCTGGGCTCGGTGAACATGGTCTGGATCAAGGACGCCATGTCCTCGGGTATGGACGGTGCGTTGCTGCTCGGCTGTAAATACGGCGACGATTACCAGTGCCACTTCGTCAAAGGTTCTGAGATCGCCAGTCGCCGTATGGAGAACATCGGTGAGACCCTGGGTTCTCTCGGCCTCGAGCCGGAACGATGCGCAGTTCGCGAAATCGCCATCTCCGACTACGACAAAGTTCCCGGTATCATTGATGAGTTTGTCGAACAAATCGTCGAAATGGGGCCGAATCCCTTCAAGGGCTTCTAA
- a CDS encoding FAD-dependent oxidoreductase, with protein MSDTAGNGAVLVVGGGISGLTAALEAAEVGSDVFLIEKNAYFGGRVAQLNQYFPKLCPPTCGLEINFKRIKDNRKIRTYTLTTVKSISGGPGNYEVQLETTPRYINSNCTACGACAQACTDEIDDEFNFGMGKTKAAYLPHEMAFPRRYVLNKEACSAASLDAIKGACKYNAVELDMEPKTFTLKVSSIIWSTGWNPYDANKITNLNYNSSSAIITNMMMERLAAPNGPTKGQILRPGDNKEPESIAFVQCAGSRDENHLHHCSYICCMATFKQISYIRAQYPEAKVYVFYIDLRTPGKYEHFREKFMADANTTFIKGKVADIAAERDGGVTVIAENAMTGAKINQKVDLCVLATGMEPALGEQGKALGVNMDGNGFVVSEPEKGMIAAGCAKSAVDVYTSGQSSTAAALKAIQIGR; from the coding sequence ATGAGTGACACTGCAGGCAATGGTGCGGTACTGGTTGTTGGCGGCGGTATCAGTGGTCTGACCGCAGCACTCGAAGCGGCCGAGGTAGGCAGCGATGTTTTTCTGATCGAGAAAAACGCCTATTTTGGTGGCCGGGTAGCCCAGCTTAATCAGTATTTCCCCAAACTTTGTCCCCCGACATGTGGTCTTGAAATCAATTTCAAGCGCATCAAGGACAACCGTAAGATCAGAACCTATACCCTGACCACCGTTAAATCCATCAGCGGCGGCCCTGGGAACTATGAGGTTCAGCTTGAGACAACTCCGCGTTACATCAACTCCAATTGCACCGCCTGTGGCGCTTGCGCCCAAGCCTGCACCGACGAGATCGACGACGAGTTCAACTTCGGCATGGGGAAAACCAAAGCAGCCTACCTTCCCCACGAGATGGCTTTCCCGCGTCGTTACGTGCTGAACAAGGAAGCCTGCTCAGCTGCGAGCCTTGATGCAATCAAGGGTGCGTGCAAGTACAATGCGGTCGAGTTGGATATGGAGCCCAAAACCTTCACCCTGAAGGTCAGCTCCATCATCTGGTCCACCGGTTGGAACCCCTACGATGCCAACAAGATTACCAATCTGAACTACAACTCTTCCTCCGCCATCATCACCAACATGATGATGGAGCGGTTGGCCGCACCGAACGGTCCAACCAAAGGACAGATCCTCCGTCCCGGCGACAACAAGGAGCCCGAATCCATCGCTTTTGTCCAATGTGCCGGCTCCCGTGACGAGAACCACCTGCATCACTGCTCCTACATCTGCTGCATGGCGACCTTCAAACAGATCTCCTACATCCGTGCCCAGTATCCCGAAGCCAAGGTCTATGTCTTTTACATCGATCTGCGGACCCCAGGTAAATACGAACACTTCCGCGAGAAATTCATGGCCGATGCCAACACCACTTTTATCAAGGGCAAGGTGGCCGACATCGCAGCCGAGCGTGACGGTGGTGTGACGGTCATTGCCGAGAACGCCATGACCGGTGCCAAGATCAACCAGAAGGTTGACCTCTGTGTACTGGCAACCGGCATGGAACCGGCCCTCGGTGAGCAGGGGAAAGCACTCGGCGTGAACATGGACGGAAATGGCTTTGTCGTCTCCGAGCCTGAGAAAGGCATGATTGCAGCCGGCTGCGCCAAATCTGCCGTCGATGTATACACCAGTGGACAATCCTCCACTGCCGCTGCACTCAAAGCCATTCAGATCGGACGGTAG